ATAGACATGTATGCTCAAACAACGGAGTTATTTTTTCAAGTTCGTTCGTTAAGACAGTGACTATATTCATGTTCATAAATGTTCGTTTGTTTATAGTCTAAATATATgtaacataaatgaacaaacataaacataataATAATTAACATGTTGTATGTTAGTCAATTACACATGATAATTTGGTTCTAAAATTTAATCAGGGTGATGTATTGAATTATTGATACATGATAGGACAATTGGTATAACTAATAAGTAATACAAAATTTAAATGTGTATGTACATGAACATAAACGAATGGTTACATGGGGGACATGTGTTCATCATGTCcgttcgtttaattaaatcaACAAAATTTTGTGATGAtgcatgttcgtttgttaattaaACAAATGATCTTTCtaccgaacggttcatgaacgaTTCACttaagggtggagggtatagtcaatcaccctagggtgtttgagcgaaatcctacccaataatattatgccatgtcaactccccattccactccccattttgcactcaatcacaaGGTATGGTCAAACACccctcaattaaaaaaaaaaactttgattgGTTGagcctctctctctcctctcatcACTCTCCCCCCTTTTCGGTGAAAGTTCACCGATTTCCATACCCTCTCTCTTGGTCACCGCACATGTTCAAACACACGGTATAGTCACCGATTGGTGACATACCCTCTCCGCTCAAGTCCCCGAGCtctataccctccaccctaacGTTTAGTTCGTTTACAAAACACACTGAGATACATCTTATGCCTTGGAGTTAAGGGCGTTAAATGCCACTCCCCCCATTCGTTAAGAGTGTTAAAGAGCCATTCATTAACGTGTTAATGAGCGTAAAAACTCTTGGGTGGGTCCTTTACACACACAATcaatttaatatttattttagaGAGGCGTTAATGGAGGGGGACCATTTCTTCAAGGGGTGTGAAGGCCGTTATAGGTGATGTGGGTGTTAAAGATGCATACGGTGGAATAAAGGGGCGTGAGAGTACACCAAATAACcttatatacatatacatacaaacaaacaaacaaacccataAGCTAAACTAGAATCCATAAATACAGTTTAACATTATTCCAAATAGCCTCCGAAAAGAAACTCAAACTCATCTCAGCAAACGAAATTCCAAAcaccaataaaataaacaatcATTATAGAAATTATTCACTACTTTAGAATAAACATCATATAAAGATCAAATCTTGGATGATAACAAAATAGAATTAAGCAAATTTCAAGAAATGCACATCCTAGACAGTTTTCTAACCTTTTTTTTTGACGACACAATCGACTCATAACTATAAGCTTTAAAGATGGATGACTTTGGTAACGGGTAACTCGGTATGATCAATAGAAGCTTTCTGGATTTTGATAAGCTTAAGAAGACTCCCGACCGCCAAAATCGCCTTCGGGTTGATATCATGCATTGCCCTGGCGTAAAGACTCCTGCAAGCACGGCATGCGGCTTCATGCACTTCTTTGTTCTTTTCTTTGTTCTTGTTGATACCCATCAGACAATGCCCTAATATTCTCAACATTGGTTGCAGAATCTCCCATGGTAGCAAAATCCTTCCTTCCTTCTTCATTTCACTTTCTTTTCCCTTTTGATCATCTTCTGTTTTATCATCATTTGGGAAATCTTTATACAACTCTCCGTCTTGCCCCGCCCAAACGATGCAAAACTCACAAAAGTCGAGCTTTGATTGAGCCGGCATTTCAACAATCTTGCTGTGATATAGTTCGAGTGCAACCCCGATGATTCGGGCACGTTTGGTTGATCGGATGGTTCCTTGAGGCTCCAAACCAGGGGAGATGACAACCTGTTTAGGCTCGGTTGACGTGCTTCGATACGGTTGTCTGCTTTCATGGTAAACGCTTGGGTGCGAGAGGTCTGATATGTTTACGGTGATTGGCTTGCCGTCACGTGAAGCGGTCTCGTGTGCGTATATAGCCAGCAAAACCGCCTCGAAACCGGCTAGCGGTTTTCTAAGCGCTATCCGAGAGAGGTAGACTCCAGCGACAATGGGGAGGAAGCGGAGGACGACAAGTTGGAGGTCGAGTTTCGATGTGTGGAAGGTATCGTAGAGCCAGCGGCAAAGCTGGTTATCTCCGGCTCCAGAGTCGGGTTGGCGAAGGTGGTTCGAGATTTGGGATGCGAGTTCCGGGTCATTGAGGAGGGCTAATGCCGGGGAGTCGGAGGAGGAGACGTGCGGTGGGACGGAGGAGATGATGGTGGAGAGGGTCTGGATGGCGGTTTGGGCTTCGGAGAAAGAATCCGACCATGACACTCGTTGTTCGGTGGACATTGGGTGTAGACGGAGGTTGCAGGATGGTTATGTTTTGAAAGAGAAAAGGGTGGATCTCTTTTACCCCTATAAATTCTAATCTGATATACGCTTTTGACTGTGTGAGAAATATTTTTAAAGTAATTCAAATTTGAAACCAAAGAGGGCAAATAGGCAATTACTGGAATATCGCTTGTTTTTCGGTTATTTTACTGGACAGGATTTATGGTGGACATTCTTTATCAGAGAATAAGCCTTAAAACCTTATGAAAATGCAATCTAAAGGGTCCTTACgctcatggttgtaaaaatcctgaCGAGTCtccgattaatcactaatcggaTTAATCACTAATCGGAGAGGTTCACCGATTAATCGCTAGGCGGTCAATGACAGTCCTATTCTAGCCAAAATTTGGCCATACGCCGGCTAAATGTCGACCAAACCTTATAAATTCCTTCGAATTACTTAAAAAATGGGTCAATGATGggttaaaacatgtttactttAGAAAACtgcatataaaaatgtgtgtgtatatatataactgaaaattaaatataaaaatctcgatccgattaatcccgattaatcgctagtcagtacctagcgcctagcgattcttacaaTTACGCTGATTACTAGTCTACAATTTAACTGAAGTTTCTATAAAACATACAATTTAACTGAATTTCCTATATAAAACATACAATTTAACTTCACATAAAGGAAAGTGGACTACTAAACCATAACTAGGGATGAGCTTGGTACCGAAAATCACCAAATGTgagtactggtaccgaaaatgttcggtacggtatcggtatttgtGTGAAAAATTCGGCAAAATACCGGTATCAAAAACTccaaaaagtgggtaccgaatcggtaccgaaaatatccGGTATAGGAAACTCGATACCGGTACCAAGTCacaaatgctcatccctaactATCATGTGTCAAAGAAAAAATGTTCCAGTGCACTTACTGTGTTCTAAGTGAGGTATCTATGACTAGCAACAATTACATACATGGATGATATTATGTGTGCCATTAACATTCATCAAACAGTCACTTTTCACATATATggacacttagaaaatattcgAACGTAATGCAACAGTACAAACAAAGTATGTCTTCCAAACGAATAGAATTCACTTTCTAGTATTTTACTAGAAAAGCTGAGTAAAAGTAAGTATGTCTTCGAAACAACAGAATTCACATTCTAGTATTTTACTAGAAGAGCCGAGTAAAAGTAACAGTTGCAACTAGGAGAATGTTATACCCCTTGTGTCTCATTTGGTTGGTGGCTTCTTATATCCCCATGGGTTCTGTCTTGCCCAATTCCATTGATCCCTACACATCTCATCAATTCCGTACTTTGCCCTGAAAAACAATATATTAGGCACGTGATTACTTGGAATTTCTAACAAGTAGATGTTCCAATTCAACCCATTTATATCGAATGGGCCAATGCCGATCCAGGCTGTTTTTATTaataacgggtcaaatgggtcgGAAGGTTAAAGGGAACACAGTCATCTCAAGTCGTTTTATTTGAAGAAAATATTTATCCAAATTAATGATGATGATTTATCCAAATTAATGGaataatataaaatgaaaaaggcATCCAATATCTTACTTCCAGTTAAGCTCATGTGCAGCTTTCTCAGTTGATGCATAAACTTCTGTTGCATCTCCTGGCCTTCTTGGGCAAAATTTAATAGGGATTTTCTGAAAATAGTAAGGTTGTTAGTGATACAGATTGTACAAGTTATGTGACGGAATGTGAGATAGAGATGGTTAAAGGTGCGAGTACCTTTCCAGATGCTTTCTCAAAAGCATTGACCATTTCAAGAACTGAGGTCCCACGACCGGTCCCAAGGTTGCAGGCAAAACAACCTAAAGAACATGATATATGTCAGCATAAAAAAAGGTTGGATGATGAATGATAACCATGTTAATAAAAACAGTTGTTGCTGACCTATGTCTTCTTTCGTGAACAGCTTTTGAAGTGCGGTAACATGACCATCAGCTAAATCCATCACATGGATGTAGTCTCGAACCTGTTATCATATCACGTTATTAATAAAGTTTTACATAACTAAAATTCCAACTGGGATATTTCAGTTAAGTTTTACATACCGCAGTGCCATCTTTTGTGGGATAATCGTGACCATAAACATTCAACTCCGGTAATCTACCAACAGCCACTTGTTGTATGTAAGGCATGAGATTATTCGGGATGCCAATTGGATCTTCACCAAGTTTCCCGCTCTCATGAGCACCAACAGGGTTAAAGTACCTCAGCAAAATTATTTTCCACTCTTGATCTGCAGTATGAATATCTCGAGCAATTTCTTCAAGAAACAGCTAATCAAGCCGACAATACAGTCTAAATTAACATTCAAGCTACAGTTAAGTAAATAAAAAAGGTCACGACACAAGAAAATATAAGGCTAATACCTTAGTGCGCCCATACGGATTCATTGCCTTCAATTCAAAGTCCTCAACACATGGAATAATCTTGGGCTGTCCGTAAACAGTAGCAGAAGACGAGAACACCAACTGCACACCCGGCATTCACATGTAAGTATGGATAATACTCTTTGAATGAGAAAATCAAGATTAGAGTTGTGAATCCATTCATAGATTCAAAACAGACCTTCTTACAGTTGTACTTAGCCATGACTTGGTACAGGGTGATTGATCCAATCAGATTATTATCAAAGTAACGAAACGGATGAGCCATGCTTTCACCCACAGCTTTGAGCCCAGCAAAGTGTATGACAGCATCAAACCTGCATACAGTTAAATCAAGACAAACAACCATACAAAATAACATCAGTTTTAGGGATTTTAGAATCCATGTCATCATAGATCATTCAAGAAACATTTGTGTCAAAATTAACCTAAATCAAGACTAAACACATTTACATGAAAATTAACATACTTAGACTGAGAAAACAACTTCTCCAAATCCTCCTTATTCCTGATATCACCCTGCAACAAACAAGTACCACCAAATTCAATTAATCTTACTGAAAAGTACTAACACTCTTGAATAGCAAGACTCAGAAACATGACTGATGGTGTAAGCTAAATAGAACAGATTAATATGATCATTTATCATATGCTGCCATCAATTGTACTGTGGTAGGGTTAGATTAGATGAAATATACTTCTAACTTAATTACCTTTTAGTAAGACAGTATGTATAACAAGAAGAGCACACAAGTACAGTAAAAGAGTTCAAATCATATATTTCAGAAACTAAAAGAAACCTCCGAAATAACATAACAATTTGAACGAGTTAGGGCACTAATCCTTTCCAACTATCAATAAAATACACAGAATCAAATATAGTTAAACCTAACAACACGAACACACAATAAACAACGCAAATTAGGGATTCGAATTTCTAAAACCACACAAGTTTCAGATAAACTCTTCTTCATTCACTTTTTTCTCAAAATATTCCATAATTCTCACGAATATTCCAGAAATTCATCTCCATATACAATTCATAAAACCAGCACACAGAAATTTACATATCTCAAAGTAACAATTCTCACATTATTAGTCAAGAATACACACATCCAGTTAAATCAGGTAGAAAACTCTGAAATAACATAACAATTCAAACGAATTAAGGCTAAAACACACAGTAAACAACACAAACCAGAGCTTCAAATCTCTAAAACCACTCATGTTTCACATAACTCTTCTTCATCCACTTCTTTTCAAAAACTTTCACAATTCTCACAAATATACAACTTCAAAGTGAGCTTCCGGCACTAAAACCTCTACACTAACACAAATCTCACATTATTCATCAACAACACACACATCCAGTACCAAATCAGGTAATAACCTCTGAAATAACATAACAATTCAAACAAATTAGGGCTAAAACACATAGAATCAATATCGTTAAACCTAAACACACGAACACACAGTAAACAACACACATTAGAGCTTCAAATCTCTAAAACCACACAACTTTCTCGTAACTCTTCTTCATtcacttttaataaaaaaacttaTACAATTTTTCATAAATATACAACTTCATAACACAGTAAACAATATTCACACATCTCAAagtgaatttcaagttctaaaaccTCTACACTAACACAAATCTCACATTATTCATCAACAACACACACATCCAGTACCAAATCAGGTAATAACCTCTGAAATAACATAACATTTTAAACAAATTAGGGCTAAAACACACAGAATCAAATATCGTTAAACCTAATCACACTAACACACAGTAAACAACGCACATTAGAGCTTCAAATCTCTAAAACCATACAAGTTTCTCATAACTCTTCTTCATCCACTTTTAATCATAACACATAGTAAACAAAATTCACACATCTCAAAGTGAAATTCAAGTTCTAAAACCTCTACAATAACACAATTCAGTACAAAATCAGTTAAAACAAAGTAAGTGAAGCAAGTATACCAAATGAAATTGCAGATTGAGTGAGAGCTGAGGACCGACTAAATCTCTGACTCGATGAACAGCTTCTTCGACCGAATTATCAAGGTTATCGATGATCGTAACCTTGAATCCTTGATTCAGAAGTTGCACAACAGTGTGTGTGCCGATGAATCCGGCACCTCCGGTGACTAAAATCGATTTCGTCATGGCAGTTAGGGTTTGCAGAACGAGAGTTCCAGAGAGAAGAAGTTGTGAGTGTGAGAATGAAGATGAAAGAAACGGTTGAGCAAATCAAGAAGgtgagtttgtttgttttgggaTAAGCGCGCCctgatatatacatatatatacacggGGGAATGGGGGAGAAACAAATTTAACTGATTAAGTTGGACTGTTACAGTCTGTTAGAGTAATCATTTGTACATACGTATAcgaagtattttttttaaatgtatttttaattactttttaatttaataatataaaaataccttttttctttttattaccAGAGAATCAGAGTTGAATATAAATCTTGAAGTATCTACTTGAAGTATCTATTTTTGACCCATGTTTTAAGAGAATGTTCATTTGACATTTCGTTGTTACAAACGTTTCTTTAAACACGAGCTGTGATGCGGTGTTTTAACGTATGAAGATGGTGTTTAGCTTGAATATTTTAGGTCCAAAGAAATCGAGCCACTTGTCCAAAACAATGGTGTTTTTTAGTCGAGCCGCGTGTCCAAAACGATGGTATTTATTTGGCCCAAACACCGATGGAATGCCCGTGACAGAATTGTAAGATCGGCAGCATCACTGTTGGAGGTGCCAACGTTACAATAAATATGGGTATTTCTGACACGTATCATGATCTTATTGAGCCTAAAATACCATCAGTCCACCGTAAAACATGGACGTTGCCACCCGTATAATTTTTAAGAAGATTGATGAATCAAAAGATAAGTTTTCCAAGTTGGTTTTAATCTTGATACTTAcgataaaatataacttttaaaGTTAACTAAAGTTTTGCTCTTtaacaaattattatttttatatctaAAGGGATATTTCGCTTTCAAGGTTTCGTAAGCCGTATACGACATGAGTTTTCAATCATACACATGATCTGATTGCATCTTATCCACCCACTATTATGCATATTATTAATATCAACTACTAGAATTAAACCTAtacatttttttacaaaatataaGATGCGACAGTTACATGATTTTGATGGATTTAATTCCTCACAAtaccaaaaacaaaaaaaaaaaaaaaaagaatttacttTGAATAACTAAAATCAATTCACTAGTGTTATTTATTTTTTCTAAGGTAATTCTCTTCCTTGCTGCGTACACGTAGAGGATCCAACTTATATTTGCCTTAAAAGAATTCGGATTTTATATAAAGAATCCGATAAATTCTAGTGACCGGGGTTAGCACACACCAATTAATTTTAGCTTAATAACAAATTCAATATATTATTTAAAAACTATATATAATAAGATATTTAAGATACATTAAAAACTTGGAAAGGTACTTAtgccaaataaaaaaaaaacaatggatAAGATTTTTTTTTGGGTAGGTCCCACATCTATTGTGTACTCCACTAGTATACAAAACATCCCATGAGAACCAAAACTTGATCTTGCTCTTTTCAAAGATAAGgataaataaaatagtaaaaaattTAACTATTTCCCAAAGTAGCAATTACCTTCTTTATAATTCAAACCTATACTATATTATTGATACTATATGCAGTTCCAAAACAAAACTGCACAGTAAAAAAAATAAGTATGTACTATTTTCTATCAATTTCCATTGCACTACCACCATATAGGATAAGATATATCTGTTACATATGTAACAGGTTGTCTTGAGAGATTTATTATGTCTGCACCTACCAATAAAAAGAAAACAAGATAAGTTCAAACAGACCATATACAAAAATTGATTTGAGATTTTATATAGGCTACAATTTCGACTCATTTACTTATGAATGGTTCGATTTAGGTTAAACAagtaaaattatttaaaaaaacagCGTGTCAAAAGGGTCAAAAGTCGTTTAAGTGTGTAAAATCTTACATCTTTTGGAAACGTCACGTAATATCTGTATTAAAATTCGGCATATTGTTATTTGTAAAACCTTAACATATTTTGGACTGACCAACCAATATCAAAAGTTTAGAAAGGGACTCACATGATTAAGTAGATCAAGGAGTCAGCATCGCGTTCGGCTTTGATGATGAAGTAACAGAACCCGGGGTGTGACATCTAAACATGGTTGGGTCGCACTCTTCATTAAACATGTAGTCCAAACGCCTTCCTAAAGACGGTTGATATCTATGCAACCACGACTCTGAACCAACAGTTTCTTTGAGTTCTTTTCCTTATAATAGACATGCTTAGTGCAAGATCAGGCGGGCTAGAGCAAGACATTTGATCATTAGATTGCCTGTAACCGTCGGATGTACTTGGAGACACAGATCGAGTATCCAACCCCGCCATTTTCTAACAAACTCGTCAAATTCTTGAGTTTTGGCGGGCGGTAACACACAGAACCATAACTAGGTGTTCCAAGACTTAAAAACGAATTATCGAGTGAAGTCCCAATATTGAACCCAAGGTAGTCATCATCAGTAGCACTATAATTACTATTCCCGAGGGTCAGATCGGTTGAACAAGTGTTTGATCGCGTAGAATCTTGTTTTCCAGAGGTGTTGTGTTCCACTAGAGATACtcctttctttctcttttttgtTATACTAACATCAGCTAGTGAGATGTTTATATCTAAACTCCTCCTTGTGCCATTCCAGTGATTCTTAATTGCATTGTCAGTTCTGTCAcccataaaataataaattagatgaagattaaaattttaaaatgttttcttAATCTATGCATGTTATTTGATTTAAATAACCTCAACTGTCATCATCTGGCCGATAACACTCTTAACTTACGAATCGTATGACGCgactcccaactttcaacttattttcctctGGCACTCCCATACTAACTGAactctaacccagttagttttttgctGGCGTGGCATATGACATGGCACTTTGACGTGACACCTTTTGCTGACATGGCACTTTTTGCTGACGTGGAATCTGATGTGGCACTTGTTTAGTGACATGGCATCTGACATCAGCTAATTGGGTTAAGGTTCAGTTAATTTTGGAGTGCCagaggaaaataagttgaaagtagGGAGTGACGGGGTATAAGTCGTAAGTTGGGAGTGTTATCGCCTAAATGATgaaagttgagattatttaaatccaatatccccTTAATACGTAAAGAAAATGAAAAGATATCTGTTTCTATCTTCCAGGTAGAATTCGAGCAATTTCCGCCCATCTATTACCATATATTTGATGGTAATATGCAAGAGTTGATTCCTCATCATCTGTCCATGCATCTTTCTGTATTGCATGATCTAAATGGTTGTACCACCTAAAAATCCATACAAGTATGTTTCATCGTTAATACGCGACACATAACTCCGACTATGTATAAACTAATATATTACCTTTCGCGGCACTGCTTGCCGATTCGACCAGCCAAATGTTTCGCGATAAGTGACCATTTCTTACAACCATGATTCTCAACAAGCTCCCTAATACAATCATCCTCCTGAAAAGAAATTTAATGATAAAATTGTCAACAAATTAATTAAAGTATTAAACATAACAAGCACCAGTTCAACAAACAATAACTTCTTAATTTTAGAATATAAAGATAGTCCAAAAGATACCTCTTTGGTCCAAGGTCCTTTAACAAGATCAGGATTAAGAACTTTTTGCCAACGATGCAGACACTGTGCATCTAATGAATCTTCCAGGTATAAATTCAGctgaaaaataaagaaaaataaatagaAAATGATAAATATTTATATTAACTTGTAACGATTTTGGTTACAGTTTTATACACATGTAAAATCAAATTCTGCTACGAAAAAATTGATTTAATCTTACCTATTTTCTTCCAGTTTCGACCATTGTACTTCTTCACTTGGTCCGTTAACATAGTGTCCTACAATGCAAGATATAAGAACTATTAGTATCCCGCATCAATGTTTACGTTGTGAAAAGGTAGAATACAAACTAGATGCTGAAGTTACAATCCTCATATGGGCATTTTACTAGATAAATCTACTATACTGAATGCAAACTGCAACAATGATATAACCTATCATATGGTATATTGACAATGAACAAGGGAATACATCAACAAACTGTCTTCTTTTTACTGCCAAAAATGTTAAGCAAGAAAGCATATATCTATGCAACTACtctaaacgaaccgaacgaacacgaacaaggctatgttcgtgttcgttcattaaggaaattaacatgttcgcgaactgttcacgaacacatACCGAAAataagtttatgttcatgttcgttcgttaaagaAATTTAGTtattcacgaacagttcgtgaacactggtctcgaacacaaacgaacgcaagcaaataaaaacaaacgcaaacaaacatttaacttgaaaataaaaaaataaaaacaccattATTCTTAAACATTGAATATAAGTAGTTAAATGGAACCataaaatgataaatcaaaacacaagaagtctactagatcaccaaacgatgaatcaagtttaactaatttagacataattatccccaaaaatgtcttagaatgtccaaattttagctacttagaaaaaatagggtttcaagttttcaatatgtttagataaaaggtttattatttattatttttttatacaatcaaacaaacacaaacgaacgtaaacggacatttattattatttttatataatcaaacaaacacaaacgaacgtaaacgaacatattatcgaacgttcacgaacgtagtcgaacgaacgagacctgtgttcgtgttcgttcgctaagctaaccgaacgaaattttttgttcgtgttcgttagttaagctaatcgaacgaacataaacgaacttccgccgaacggttcacgaactgttcgttgaacgttcagttcgtttataGCCCTAATGCAACTAACCTCTTCATCCGTCCAGCCTGCTTGTGATGAATGTTTAGCTCGACCACCGCTTCTACAACTACAAATAATAATGTAATTAAAATAGCTTGAAAAGGTTTTATTAAATTTATATAACAGTGACCAATTTATTAAATTACCATCCTTCCTTCACTCACATGAACTTGAGAAAACCATAAGGGGTCAAAGTCAGGTAACAGGTCAATGACACATAGTATCTTGGTCAAACTTAAGTTAAGAAGCTTACCCATGAATGCAGTGAGATATTGGAGTGTTGGCGTCGCTACTATCAGAAACCGATGAACACGAAGTGAATGCAACCTCTTCAGTCATAACTTCTCTATATCCTGCTAAAGTACGTGCTTGATAAGGGAGTCAAGAAGCGCAAAGAAAACCTTTGTGGATGCGTTAGTACCTCCATATTGACAATCAATATACATATCAAGCGAAAGATTCACGCCTATAGTTCACTGTATATTTAATATCAACTAACCAAACATGTGTATATTTAATAAGaaaagttattctacaaaggctcctaaaaataagaagtgtccAAAGACACAATGGATCAAAAAAACATAACACAATAtcgagcaaaatataacacaatgccgAAAAATATATAACATAATGTCGACGAAAAATATAATAATGCGTCACAAAAAAGACACATTGCCACAAATATAGAAAA
The Helianthus annuus cultivar XRQ/B chromosome 6, HanXRQr2.0-SUNRISE, whole genome shotgun sequence genome window above contains:
- the LOC110864376 gene encoding uncharacterized protein LOC110864376, with translation MSTEQRVSWSDSFSEAQTAIQTLSTIISSVPPHVSSSDSPALALLNDPELASQISNHLRQPDSGAGDNQLCRWLYDTFHTSKLDLQLVVLRFLPIVAGVYLSRIALRKPLAGFEAVLLAIYAHETASRDGKPITVNISDLSHPSVYHESRQPYRSTSTEPKQVVISPGLEPQGTIRSTKRARIIGVALELYHSKIVEMPAQSKLDFCEFCIVWAGQDGELYKDFPNDDKTEDDQKGKESEMKKEGRILLPWEILQPMLRILGHCLMGINKNKEKNKEVHEAACRACRSLYARAMHDINPKAILAVGSLLKLIKIQKASIDHTELPVTKVIHL
- the LOC110864375 gene encoding bifunctional UDP-glucose 4-epimerase and UDP-xylose 4-epimerase 3; protein product: MTKSILVTGGAGFIGTHTVVQLLNQGFKVTIIDNLDNSVEEAVHRVRDLVGPQLSLNLQFHLGDIRNKEDLEKLFSQSKFDAVIHFAGLKAVGESMAHPFRYFDNNLIGSITLYQVMAKYNCKKLVFSSSATVYGQPKIIPCVEDFELKAMNPYGRTKLFLEEIARDIHTADQEWKIILLRYFNPVGAHESGKLGEDPIGIPNNLMPYIQQVAVGRLPELNVYGHDYPTKDGTAVRDYIHVMDLADGHVTALQKLFTKEDIGCFACNLGTGRGTSVLEMVNAFEKASGKKIPIKFCPRRPGDATEVYASTEKAAHELNWKAKYGIDEMCRDQWNWARQNPWGYKKPPTK